The Triticum aestivum cultivar Chinese Spring chromosome 3A, IWGSC CS RefSeq v2.1, whole genome shotgun sequence genome includes a region encoding these proteins:
- the LOC123060009 gene encoding protein ASPARTIC PROTEASE IN GUARD CELL 1 — protein MNEWREISLHVHPHPFRHHPSPLAAVTPSLCLHSFPFPSPRPRHSLRSTPTTTTPATMQPLLGLALLALLLLASPAPALCRHRAPAAATTETLDVAASLSRARAAVSTDASPLHQSLAATDTDTNVLPVKEEPSGGPSGRLALRLHSRDFLPEEQGRHESYRSLVLARLRRDSARAAALSARASLAADGVSRADLRPANATPVFEASAAEIQGPVVSGVGQGSGEYFSRVGVGRPARQLYMVLDTGSDVTWLQCQPCADCYTQSDPVYDPSVSASYAAVGCDSPRCRDLDAAACRNSTGSCLYEVAYGDGSYTVGDFATETLTLGDSAPVSNVAIGCGHDNEGLFVGAAGLLALGGGPLSFPSQISATSFSYCLVDRDSPSSSTLQFGDSEQPAVTAPLLRSPRTNTFYYVGLSGISVGGEALSIPSSAFAMDDAGSGGVIVDSGTAVTRLQSGAYAALREAFVQGTQSLPRASGISLFDTCYDLAGRSSVQVPAVALRFEGGGELKLPAKNYLIPVDGAGTYCLAFAGTSGPVSIIGNVQQQGVRVSFDTAKNTVGFTADKC, from the coding sequence atgaatgaatggcgTGAGATCTCCCTCCATGTCCACCCCCATCCATTCCGCCACCATCCTTCACCGCTGGCCGCAGTGACGCCCTCCCTCTGCCTACATTCATTCCCATTCCCCTCCCCACGCCCGCGTCACAGCCTTCGCTCCACTCCAACCACCACCACCCCTGCCACAATGCAGCCCCTTCTCGGGCTAGCCCTCCTTGCCCTGCTGCTCCTGGCCTCACCGGCGCCGGCGCTCTGCCGCCACCGCGCGCCGGCCGCGGCCACAACCGAGACGCTCGACGTCGCGGCCTCCCTctcccgcgcccgcgccgccgtctccaccgacgcCAGCCCCCTCCACCAGtccctcgccgccaccgacaccgACACCAATGTTCTCCCCGTTAAGGAGGAGCCCTCcggcgggccgagcggccggctggCGCTGAGGCTCCACTCGCGCGACTTCCTCCCGGAGGAGCAGGGCCGGCACGAGAGCTACCGGTCGCTTGTGCTGGCCCGCCTGCGCCGCGACTCGGCCCGTGCCGCCGCGCTGTCGGCGCGCGCGTCCCTGGCCGCCGACGGGGTCTCCCGCGCCGACCTGAGGCCGGCCAACGCCACCCCCGTcttcgaggcgtcggcggcggagATACAGGGCCCCGTGGTGTCCGGCGTGGGGCAGGGCAGCGGCGAGTACTTCTCCCGCGTCGGCGTCGGCCGCCCCGCGCGGCAGCTCTACATGGTGCTCGACACCGGCAGCGACGTCACCTGGCTGCAGTGCCAGCCCTGCGCCGACTGCTACACCCAGTCCGACCCCGTCTACGACCCCTCCGTCTCCGCCTCCTACGCCGCCGTCGGCTGCGACTCCCCGCGCTGCcgcgacctcgacgccgccgcctgCCGCAACTCCACGGGGTCCTGCCTCTACGAGGTCGCCTACGGCGACGGCTCCTACACCGTCGGCGACTTCGCCACCGAGACGCTCACGCTGGGGGACTCCGCGCCGGTCTCCAACGTGGCCATCGGGTGCGGCCACGACAACGAGGGCCTCTTCGTGGGCGCCGCCGGGCTGCTGGCCCTCGGCGGCGGCCCGCTCTCCTTCCCGTCGCAGATCTCGGCGACCTCCTTCTCCTACTGCCTCGTCGACCGCGACTCGCCCTCCTCCTCCACGCTGCAGTTCGGCGACTCGGAGCAGCCGGCCGTCACCGCGCCGCTCCTCCGCAGCCCGCGCACCAACACCTTCTACTACGTGGGGCTTTCGGGCATCTCCGTGGGCGGCGAGGCCCTCTCCATCCCGTCCTCGGCCTTCGCCATGGACGACGCGGGGTCGGGCGGCGTCATCGTGGACTCCGGCACGGCCGTGACGCGGCTCCAGTCGGGCGCGTACGCCGCGCTCCGCGAGGCGTTCGTGCAGGGGACCCAGTCCCTGCCCCGCGCGTCCGGCATCTCGCTCTTCGACACCTGCTACGACCTCGCCGGCCGCTCCAGCgtgcaggtgccggcggtggcgctgcGGTTCGAGGGCGGCGGGGAGCTGAAGCTGCCGGCGAAGAACTACCTGATCCCGGTGGACGGGGCGGGGACCTACTGCCTGGCATTCGCGGGGACGAGCGGGCCCGTGTCCATCATCGGCAACGTGCAGCAGCAGGGCGTGCGCGTCAGCTTCGACACCGCCAAGAACACCGTCGGCTTCACCGCCGACAAGTGCTAG